The DNA segment CGCGCTTTGGTTGATAGCGCGACTTGCCAGGAGGATGACGCAGAcgtgcgaaaaaaaaaaacgacaccacaggagaggagggagggaggttgCATCGCACACCGATGCTGAGTCAGGTACCACCGGTGACAGCGCAAGAGGGGCTGCGTGTGCCTTTACAGCTTCGGCACCATCCGAGAGACGACCCCCGGCCGAGCTTCGAATGGCTCTCGCTTTTGCGTGCACTTTTCCCTACTGAGAAggagacgagagagaaaaggatgCACATTCGAACGCGTCCCTCCCATTCGCTGAGGTGTGTGCGAAGCGGCTCTCGGGTCACAGACGCTCAcaagcacagaaaaaaactatatatatatatatataagaCGTTCGAGCCAGTGCTAATGTACATGTTGCGCAGAAcaagcggaggaggggaggtgaTGACGAGGAAGACGGTGCCCACTTCCCCGAAtcacccgccgccgtctccaactgcgaggggaggggggagggagaaagagagaggagggctATGAAGAAGGATGGAGAGCCACTCCAGAGAACAGAATACCACTTATGCACCGGCATTCCAAAAGGGTGGCTGTGCAGAGCGGCTTCCTGCGCTTCACCTGAAGCTTACCCGACGATTGTTAGCCGCTTGCCGCACCGACCTCAGTGGGCGTCTGGTGCGCGTGCTTCTTTGGCGCCACAGTGTGcacacgtcgccgccgtggtgccAACAAAGTGAGTTTGAATGGGTGGAAGAGCTATCGCCTCGTGAGAGGTGCGAGCAGGCGACGAAGTCGGCGGCGTACTAGCGACGGAGCGCGGTCGAGCTTGTGGAGTGCCTGTTGATCGTGTGGAGGGAGTGTGCGAGGTCAAGAACATGCCGACGGGGGCGAGCGGCTCAGGTGGGGCACTCACGGAGCTGTGGCACGCTTGATCTCTGCCTTCATTATTCATCAGAGCGAATGTGGGTGGGCCGTGACTTTGGAACGGCCGCGGTGATATGAGCGGCAGCGTTGACGGCTTCGCAGGCCCCTGCGCCACAGGGTGTGGTGTGCAGTGATCTCGTTGGCATACATGAGATACATTTCCGTCGTGCGGTTCTTCTGTGGCTGTCCGTATCGTCGAGGCCGTGACGTTGCCACTGTGAGGTAGAtactcctcctccatcgtcGCCGTGCCCCATAGCGTTTGCAGATCGCTCAGTCGCGACCGTAGCGCAGAGACGGTGATGCCCTCATTTGGAGTAACGTCCATTAGAACGGATCATAGGCTACcgtgacacacacacacacacacacacacacgtcgtTAAGAGCAGCAGTGTGGTTGCTTTCATCACAGGCAACGTCTTTGTTCACGTAGAAggtgggaaaaacaacaCAGGCGATGGACGAGAGCAATAGACGAAGGTggatggagggagagagggtcgtgggcggaggcgcagcccCGCTTTTTTAGTAACCGGGTGATGTCATGACGGCGAACAACTCACACCAGCACTTTTATTGCGTCTTGTTTACTGCGCACTCCGGTTACATAGTGAGACGCAAGACATTGCGCTAGGTGATGGGCACTGAACGTGAACATGTCGTAACGACAAGCGCACACATCTTCGCACACCCCTTTTGAGGCCCACCTTCGTCGCAtgagagtgagagagagagagagcggtggCGTCAGTGGGGTTGCTGTTTTGTTTAtgacctccctcccccttctgcCTGAGCGAGGGTCACAACGCGTGCCACGAAGCCCATTTTCTCTTTGAGCTTTCCGTCCTCAGCACCAACGGGTGACCGCCATCGTCCACTCAACCACAAAAAAACAACATAAAGCACCTCGgccaccccttcccctgAACACCAACACACATGAACGAAGTGCAGAAGCGCACCGCACAACACCAACGTCATCGGCCAACACACACCGACTCAAGccgaagaaggagaaggacgaggggaaggggaaggggagacgATCAAGAAccagggcgagagagggtgaGAGACAGGGAAGGGCCTTCATCCAGTCCAGCACACAAGGGGGTGCACACACCAGCTATATATTTcttggagggggagggggcagcgatAGTGGAAACGGCAAGATAATCGAGGACAAAAGCAAAGAAAGGGAGATCGATATGCTGATTTCAAGCTCTTGATGCGTGTGACTCGTAAAGGGCTACGGGCACTGTGTCTTATGTCTGCCATACTCATGCACCCTTTCTAtccactcccctccccctccccctgcacacacacacacacacacacacacacacacacacacacgacagCGACAAAAAACAACGAAAATACcgaaacacgcgcacacttGGATGCAAGCCGCTCATCTCATGTGGAAAAGGGCAGAagcaagggagggaggcagagacgCGACGTGTGGAGAAGGCTtagaggagggggagcgagaggggatGCATGGGCGAGGAATAGggcagagggaaggggaggacgGAGACGAAGACGCGGAGCAACACAAGCGATGGTGCCACGTTACACAATCCAAGGCGGCTTTGAAGCCTCAAGCAGActtccttcctcctttttATGGggctgcttgtgtgtgcgcacgcgcgtgcaagTGTGCGGGCCACGCTCTTTCGGCCGCTCTCCGCTGCCCCCTTTTGCTCCTCTTACTTGTCGGTTTCATATTCGATTCATTGGGAGGGAACAGACAGCTCTTCAGAGTGGTTTGGAGGTGCAGGAGAAGCACAACCAATCCCGTCGGCTTCAGGCTCCCTCCGTTCTTCACTAACCCCTTCCCTCAAACCGGCGCGCTCCTCACCTGCGCTCTGCCTGCAAGTGCGCCCTCCCAATCCCTGTCTCCGCCACGCTCTCCTCGCTATATCTTTTCGAGTCTTCACTTTTCCCTTTATCGAATGGAAGTCGCGCGCACGCCCCCACTTCCTGCGTCTCCCTCGCGTGGGTCGCTCATTGCAGCCTCCTCCGTTACAGTGGCGCCTCGGGGTTGAAGAGGTGAAAGCGCACCGTGGGCAGCTGCTCATCGAAGCACGTCTTGGTGCGGTAGGACAACGTGTTGTTGCACACGACGCGGCCGTCGGTTGACTTCACCACTACGCCGCCCCACGCCTCGGCTGTGTTGAGGTAGGTCTTGCTCGTCTGGATCGAGATGGTGGCACCGGTCTTCTCCTTGTACcaccgctccagctccgGAATCTCGCGCGCGACCTCGGCCTCGTCCTCCTTGCGGCACTGTACGACAGCGTCCGTGCGGATGGACATGAGAGACTGGTGGATGAGACGCACCAGCATCGGCTTGTACTGGGACGGGTTGTTGACCATAGCCACAATCTTCTGGCGCGTCTGCTCGTGCAGCTTCTCCATAGTCCTCGCTCGCTCCTCCAtgacgcgcatgcgctgcaccTTCGAGAAGTTGGCACGAGCCACACGGCGGTCCACATCAACCTGCTTGagcttcttctccgccatGGCGCGtatcttcgccttctccgcttCGACCAGGCGCATCTTCTCCACGTCAtactcctcctgcgccgccgcctcgagcTCCTCGGCCTTTTCTTGAGCCTCGCGCTCAATGAAGTCGATCATCGACTGAATTTGGCGTGCCTCGCTCATGGCTGAAGATTAGACGGACGGGTATCGGATGTATAGAtgagaggaaggagggagggggagcgatGCACAGATGCCACGGAGGACGCACCAGCTCTGTTCAAGGAGTGTGTGGGAAGGTGCAATGAAGACGGAAATCACGGGGcaatgcacgcacgcgtgtgtaAGAGGGTTGCTTGGCTAGACGATAGTTGGTGATGTAACCTtgaaggcgcgcgcgcgtgcgtgtgtggtcgTTTGTGTGGgagccaaaaaaaaagggagcgAGGAGTAAGACAGGAGGAGATGTACTCACAaggacggggaggggagcgcgTGGCATGGGAAAGGCCCACCAATCTGGGCGactggggagggggagtcaCAGAGGCGGCAACAACGCACGACACGACGGCATGAAGGCCCACCACATCATCGCCCAACGTTCCCtgcctctttccctcttGAGTTTCCATGTGAGGCGTTCAAAGCGAAAGCAAAAAGGCAAACCGGTGAACACCGGCCGCGTCACACCCACACCGACACCCATCGTTTCGGTCAAACGCGCATACGAAGCAAcgccaacaacaacacgaACACAACAGTAGCAACGCGGCCTCAGCACGCCACTGCCATTGCTGAACGCGCCACGGATTAGCGGTACTGCGCCCACACCACCATAAACAGGAGCGGGGCAGTGACTGGTAGAACATGGCCGCGCCACAGTCGGAAGCGCATGCTGTGCACCGACACCAGCATCGCGTAAAAGGCCCACCCGCTGAACACCGTCAGCAGACTGCCAGACGGGACCGTGCGAAAGGGCGCCATagcggcaccgctggtggCACCAAAGATGAGGAGGTAGTTGTGAAATGTTGTGAACCAGCGAATTCCCTCTCCACAGGAgaagaagacgaagaagcACATGCACCAGCTGGCCACCGCGTACACCCAGAACAGTGCCTCGAGAAATGCAAAGAGCATCGCGTGGGGCTCTCCTGttccgctgttgctgctcatACGGTCAAAGTTGTGAGGGCCCACGTAttgagaggagggaagggatgGGAAGGAGGATAAGCCATGTCACCGAGTAAGAgaaaagcagcggcggtggggtgCTGCCTGGCCGATgagtgagagaggagaaaaggagggTACACAACAGAAAGAGGACAGCGGTGACAAGCgatgccctctctctccctccacaGTCGCATGTTGTGAGACGCGTGCTACCAATCCAcagtctctctcttcgcagaaagagagagaggggcagggTGCGTTGGCTTGACAGTGGCGCAGCAGGGTGGGCTGGGGTGCGTTGAGTAGTCTTTCACACCGCATCGCGTTCCCGCtgtcccttttttttcccacGCACGTCTTTGTGCGAGTAGGCGCCATTGTGCACGTTTGTTTACACGCGTTCGCTTCCTTGTGTtgctccctcctctcttccgctTCAGCGACATGCGCTGCGCTACAGTGGCGAGTAGAGTGCCGCCGACGTTCTCaccggcgcgtgcgctctcGCCCTACTTGAAAGGCTCTTGCCGGCAGCCACACCATCGCATTGGGGGAAAACAAAAGCCCGACAAGCCGATGGCATGAGCGCACCCTCATCGCGCCGTTAGGTGTTCTGCACTGCGCGGTCTGCCTGCTCCAGACATATACGCTGAATGAAACCTCCGCCGCCCTTCTTGCTGCTCCTTGTGTACTTGGCGAGGATGCTTCTTCGCTGCTTCACACTGCTGCGCCAGAACGTGCGAAGTGTCTCCAAGGCAGCCTTCTCAATGGTTTCAGAGgggagctggtgcagcacacGGCGGCCGACAAAGCGCGGCCGGTACACAGGGGACGACTCTGCAGTCTCTTGAGGGAAGGGCAGCACAGCCCCATTGACGGGGAGCACACTCGCACTGCCCACGGGCGCATGCCGGTGTGCCGCAAAGAGGCCATGGaagctgtgcagcagcggctcgacGTTCTCGTCCAGGTGAAGGAGATCCTCCTCGTTGATGTCTGTGTCCAGCATGGCGTTCGCAGCGCCCTTCGGCAGCGCACACATTGAAGAGGCGTTGATAACGGAGAGGGACGAGGTTGCGGCGCTTCCagacagaggaggcggaggcgcggcagtggccgcTGGCCTTGCACCCTCCAGGCGCTGAATGTCCTCTTCTAGAAAGGTACGCGAGAAGCAGAAGTActtgcgcaccaccgcctcccagaagctcttcttcgtctcctTGT comes from the Leishmania infantum JPCM5 genome chromosome 36 genome and includes:
- a CDS encoding putative ATP synthase, encoding MSEARQIQSMIDFIEREAQEKAEELEAAAQEEYDVEKMRLVEAEKAKIRAMAEKKLKQVDVDRRVARANFSKVQRMRVMEERARTMEKLHEQTRQKIVAMVNNPSQYKPMLVRLIHQSLMSIRTDAVVQCRKEDEAEVAREIPELERWYKEKTGATISIQTSKTYLNTAEAWGGVVVKSTDGRVVCNNTLSYRTKTCFDEQLPTVRFHLFNPEAPL